The Vibrio gazogenes DNA segment TCATCAATGCCGATACCATCGTCACACACGTTAATCACGAACATATCTGTCTCAGCAACATATGACAGAGACACAAACACTCGGGTCCGGGTATATTTACACGCATTGACAAGTAAGTTACTCATCGCCCGTTTCATCGCGATATGATCAATCAGAGCCAGTTTATCGATTGCTTCAGGTGCAATTTGCAACTGATACTCAATGTCCGGATAAAGCTGAAAAACACTCACACATTCATCATCAATCAATTGTGCCAAGTGATGTTTAGCAAAAGAAAGCAATTGACTGTCGCCACTGTAGCGTGACAGGACCATGGTCTGGTTAATTAAACTATCCAGATCTTCAAGACTCTTCGAGATAGACCGTTGATATTTTTCCTTTTCAATCTCTGTCGTGGCGTGAGATAACATTTCAAATGCAAACCTGAGACGATAAAGCGGGGTCCGAAGATCATGGGCAATCGCATTGGTCAGTGTTCTTTGCCCTTTTAACAGTTGCTCAATACGATCCGCCATACGGTTAAAAGCATTCCCCAACGTTGCCACTGTCGAAATCTTGTATACCACTGCCCGGCTATTCAAATCACCATGACCGAACCGCGATGTGGCCGCCAGCAGGTTCTTCAAATCCCGCCATAGCGGATAAGTCCAGAAAAACATACACAGCGAAATGGAAAGGACAAAAGCCAGAATCAATACAATAATGACTGACGAACTCACCGAAGACAGCGGAATTAAATTGGCTAAAAGAAAAGAGTTGCCATCACTCAATCGTATATAAAATGTAATTTCGTCACTTGAATTGGTTCGCCAGAAAAAAGAGTAGGTTACGAGCTGGCTCTGTTCGGTTTGACTGAGCTTGACCTGATCGCTTGTGGCGATTTGTAAATCAAACGGAAAGTGCGTTGAAAGATCACGTAGTAGCGTCGGCCAATGTTCTGGTTTAGTCGAGGCAAACTGTTGCTGAAGCAAATACACCGTCCCTTCTGAACCCCGTCGTATTTTTTCGGCTTCTGGAGCATCCACAAATATCTTTAGCATGAAAGGGCTGTTGCCAATCTTTTTAATTAAAAATTCAGGCTCTTCATTGAAAAAAATAATCTGTTGCTGCTCAATTTCCTCACGGTTCTGTTGTCCAAGGTTGGATTTATTGATATCCAGTAATTGCAACGCAAAACCGAAATGTTGACTTAATTCATCTATTTCTTGCTGCCACGTATCAATCGGCATGGCTTCAAGTCGGGACTCAATCAACGTAAATGTCCCCTGATAGATTCGCTCATACCGCTGCCCTTCAATATAATTATTGAATGATAATATCGGATTCAAATGACTAGGATAGAGGAGAAAAAATAAGGGGCCGAAGACCAGAAACCATAGGCCTGAAAATGACTTTATCATCGATACTCACTCACTATAGATACACAGTTGATAACCCACCCCTCTGACAGTTTTAATCAGATCGTCACCGTTCTCCAATTGAATTTTTTTCCTGAGTCGCGACACTCTGCGGTCAATTGAACGATCAAGACCATCGTATTCAAATCCTCTGAGCCGGTGAATCATCTCATCTCTGGAAACAACTTCCCCGATGGACTGAGCCAGTAAAACTAATAATTCAAATTCAGCACTCGTTAAATCCACGCTCGTTTGATGCAATGTCACGCTGCGACTAACGAGGCTGATTCTCAACGGGCCAAATTGATAGTCAGATTCATTGCTTACCATTTTTTTGGGGGCCTCTTTTGCAGCACAACCTCTTTGAGCACAGCGCAATAATGCATGAATACGGCTTAACAGGAGTTTGGGCTGTACCTGTTTCACCACATAATCATCCGCACCGATTTCCAACCCCATCACCTGATCAATATCGTCTTCTAAAGCCGTCTGCATCAAGATGAACCCTTGATACTGATGACGGATTGATTTACAGACTTCCATGCCATTCATGCCCGGGAGTAAGATATCTAAAATAACCAGATCGGGGTCAATATTCAGAATCGTCTTGACGGCATCAATCCCGTTATCGACGAGCACGACATTAAAATTGTAACGGCTAAGGAAATCTTTCATCAGCACGGCTAACTCAATATCATCTTCAACCACAACAATCGTTTTATTGCTGAGAATATCCATCATACTTGTATCTATCATAGAATATAAAATGCGAATTAATTCATTAAAATCATTTAATTTCAAACAGTTAACCCAGAAAGCAACCCTAATCTGCCTGAATCCATCAATAATATACACCTAGGGCTGTTGATCTTTCGTGATGGATTTTGCAGCAATTTGTCGTGCATTTAGTCAAGGCAGGTCATGTGAAGTGTAGCGATCTACATGAACCATGACCTAACGCTGGATAAATGAGCGACAAATGCTGCCTAGAGGGTTCATCTGAACAAAATTCAACCATGAAAGATCAACAGCCCCTAGTATATCCATTCCATTTTTCGGTAACTGTGACGATTTGTGACACCCCCTGATCACCATGCAGTCTCTCGTACATTCATGAGCAACT contains these protein-coding regions:
- a CDS encoding ATP-binding protein, which produces MIKSFSGLWFLVFGPLFFLLYPSHLNPILSFNNYIEGQRYERIYQGTFTLIESRLEAMPIDTWQQEIDELSQHFGFALQLLDINKSNLGQQNREEIEQQQIIFFNEEPEFLIKKIGNSPFMLKIFVDAPEAEKIRRGSEGTVYLLQQQFASTKPEHWPTLLRDLSTHFPFDLQIATSDQVKLSQTEQSQLVTYSFFWRTNSSDEITFYIRLSDGNSFLLANLIPLSSVSSSVIIVLILAFVLSISLCMFFWTYPLWRDLKNLLAATSRFGHGDLNSRAVVYKISTVATLGNAFNRMADRIEQLLKGQRTLTNAIAHDLRTPLYRLRFAFEMLSHATTEIEKEKYQRSISKSLEDLDSLINQTMVLSRYSGDSQLLSFAKHHLAQLIDDECVSVFQLYPDIEYQLQIAPEAIDKLALIDHIAMKRAMSNLLVNACKYTRTRVFVSLSYVAETDMFVINVCDDGIGIDESDWERIFLPFEQLDNARSHVASGHGLGLAIVKHIAQWHQGSVCAGRSELGGARFTFQFPNRT
- a CDS encoding response regulator, which translates into the protein MDILSNKTIVVVEDDIELAVLMKDFLSRYNFNVVLVDNGIDAVKTILNIDPDLVILDILLPGMNGMEVCKSIRHQYQGFILMQTALEDDIDQVMGLEIGADDYVVKQVQPKLLLSRIHALLRCAQRGCAAKEAPKKMVSNESDYQFGPLRISLVSRSVTLHQTSVDLTSAEFELLVLLAQSIGEVVSRDEMIHRLRGFEYDGLDRSIDRRVSRLRKKIQLENGDDLIKTVRGVGYQLCIYSE